One region of Chryseobacterium sp. C-71 genomic DNA includes:
- a CDS encoding DUF6973 domain-containing protein, with protein sequence MRTFKVIFNTIRSMSFKKILKLLSAVLPHPLFSILSFYATVKAFSIAQKLYPKTASNNGEGNAFRHSLWCCLIMMYCSKISSPEKALDFCKKITDLHEELFPNQPLETKMDLHNNKIGMDYFMELLPGIHRQFFEKSFFIDELKKKTVNAKVLKNLDDDFAGELVYLDEK encoded by the coding sequence ATGAGGACTTTCAAAGTAATTTTCAATACAATTAGAAGCATGAGTTTTAAGAAAATTCTTAAGCTCTTATCTGCTGTTTTACCTCATCCCCTATTTTCAATTTTGAGTTTTTATGCAACGGTGAAAGCTTTTTCTATTGCACAAAAATTATATCCCAAAACGGCATCTAACAATGGCGAGGGAAATGCTTTCAGACATTCGCTTTGGTGTTGCTTAATTATGATGTATTGCAGCAAAATTTCTTCGCCCGAAAAAGCGTTGGATTTCTGCAAGAAAATTACAGATTTGCACGAAGAATTATTTCCAAATCAACCTTTAGAAACCAAAATGGATCTCCACAACAACAAAATCGGTATGGATTATTTCATGGAACTTTTACCGGGAATTCACCGTCAGTTTTTTGAGAAAAGTTTTTTCATTGATGAATTAAAGAAGAAAACCGTCAATGCAAAGGTTTTGAAAAATCTGGATGATGATTTTGCAGGAGAATTGGTTTATCTGGATGAGAAGTAA
- a CDS encoding nucleoside recognition domain-containing protein: MVLSRIWSAFIIIAIAIASIKYISSNHYKTIFNDMVVGKGGDTIQVATQNISALSPIVRDSLMKKNDFADSRIHYKTDSLKQNVKVYRVQEADGVIGTSETAVKICIGLIGIMTLFMGFMSIAEKAGGINLLSRFIQPFFSRLFPEIPKNHPAFGHMLMNFSANLLGLDNAATPFGLKAMESLQTLNPNKDTASNSQIMFLCLHAGGMTLIPVSIIAIRASMGSKTPTDIFLPCMIATFAATMAAMIIVSLYQKINLLKPIVLAYVGGISALIALLVVYLVQLSKNELDDFSKVLSNGLILFIFLAIVLGAVYKKINVFDAFIEGAKEGFYTCVKIIPYLVGMLIAISLLRTSGVFDVIIDGMKWVAYATNLDARFVDGLPTALIKPLSGSGARGMMVDTMATFGADSFQGKLAAVLQGSSDTTFYVIAVYFGAVAVKNTRYTVIAMLLADLVGVITAIGLAYLFFA; the protein is encoded by the coding sequence ATGGTTCTCAGCAGAATTTGGTCGGCTTTCATTATCATCGCAATTGCAATTGCCAGTATAAAATACATTTCGTCTAACCACTACAAAACCATTTTCAATGATATGGTTGTAGGAAAAGGCGGTGACACGATACAAGTGGCAACTCAAAACATCAGTGCCCTTTCTCCAATCGTGAGAGACAGTTTGATGAAGAAAAATGATTTTGCAGACAGCAGAATTCATTATAAAACCGATTCTCTGAAACAAAACGTAAAAGTTTACCGAGTTCAGGAAGCAGACGGCGTGATCGGAACTTCAGAAACGGCAGTTAAAATATGTATCGGATTGATTGGAATTATGACGCTTTTCATGGGATTCATGAGTATTGCTGAAAAAGCGGGCGGAATTAATTTATTAAGTAGATTTATTCAGCCTTTTTTCTCAAGACTCTTCCCCGAAATTCCTAAAAACCATCCAGCGTTTGGTCATATGCTGATGAATTTCAGCGCCAATCTTTTAGGTTTAGACAATGCAGCAACACCATTCGGTTTGAAAGCAATGGAAAGTCTGCAGACTTTAAATCCAAATAAAGATACTGCGAGCAACTCACAGATTATGTTTCTCTGCCTTCATGCAGGGGGAATGACATTGATACCGGTTTCTATTATTGCAATCAGAGCTTCAATGGGATCAAAAACGCCAACGGATATTTTTCTTCCTTGCATGATTGCTACTTTTGCAGCGACAATGGCAGCAATGATTATCGTATCATTATATCAAAAGATCAACCTTTTAAAACCAATCGTTCTTGCTTATGTAGGTGGAATTTCAGCCCTTATTGCTCTTTTGGTCGTGTATTTAGTTCAGTTAAGTAAAAATGAACTCGATGATTTCAGCAAAGTTTTAAGTAATGGTTTAATACTTTTCATCTTCTTAGCCATCGTTCTTGGAGCTGTTTACAAAAAAATCAATGTTTTTGATGCCTTTATCGAAGGTGCAAAAGAAGGTTTTTATACCTGTGTGAAAATTATTCCTTATTTAGTCGGAATGTTGATTGCTATTTCTCTTCTGAGAACTTCAGGCGTTTTTGATGTTATTATTGACGGAATGAAATGGGTTGCTTATGCTACCAATCTCGACGCAAGATTTGTTGACGGACTTCCCACGGCTTTAATCAAACCATTATCAGGCTCCGGAGCTCGAGGAATGATGGTTGACACGATGGCAACTTTCGGAGCAGACAGTTTCCAAGGGAAATTGGCAGCAGTTCTGCAAGGAAGTTCAGACACGACGTTTTATGTGATTGCAGTTTACTTTGGCGCAGTAGCAGTAAAGAATACAAGATATACGGTAATTGCGATGCTTTTGGCTGATTTGGTGGGCGTTATTACTGCGATTGGATTGGCGTATTTGTTTTTTGCTTAA
- the fbaA gene encoding class II fructose-bisphosphate aldolase → MSRIFPAGVATGQLVTDIFQHAKENKFALPAVNVIGSSNVNAVMETAAKLNSPVIIQFSNGGASFNAGKGLSNDAQKSAILGGIAGARHIHTLAEAYGATVILHTDHAAKKLLPWIDGLMAANEEFFKQTGKSLYSSHMLDLSEESLEENLEISAEYFERMAKMQMTLEVEIGVTGGEEDGVDNSDIDNSKLYTQPEDVAYTYEKLKAISDNFTIAAAFGNVHGVYKSGNVVLTPKILDNSQKFVQEKFGTADKPINFVFHGGSGSTLEEIREAIDYGVIKMNIDTDLQFAYTEGIRDYMVDNVEYLRTQIGNPDGEEKPNKKFYDPRVWVRKGEETFSKRLVRAFEDLNNVNTLK, encoded by the coding sequence ATGAGCAGAATTTTCCCGGCAGGAGTTGCCACAGGTCAGTTAGTTACAGATATTTTTCAGCATGCAAAAGAAAACAAATTTGCATTGCCTGCAGTGAACGTAATCGGTTCTAGCAACGTAAACGCAGTAATGGAAACTGCAGCAAAATTAAACTCACCTGTCATCATTCAGTTTTCTAACGGCGGAGCATCTTTTAACGCTGGAAAAGGACTAAGCAATGACGCTCAGAAATCAGCTATTTTAGGTGGTATCGCAGGAGCAAGACATATTCATACCCTTGCTGAAGCTTACGGAGCAACAGTAATTTTACATACCGATCACGCTGCAAAAAAATTATTGCCTTGGATCGACGGTTTGATGGCGGCTAACGAAGAATTCTTCAAGCAAACCGGAAAATCTCTTTACTCTTCTCACATGCTTGATCTTTCTGAAGAATCTTTGGAAGAAAACCTTGAAATCTCTGCTGAATATTTCGAAAGAATGGCAAAAATGCAGATGACTTTAGAAGTTGAGATCGGCGTAACAGGAGGTGAAGAAGATGGTGTTGACAATTCTGATATCGACAATTCTAAATTATATACTCAACCTGAAGATGTAGCTTACACATACGAAAAACTGAAAGCGATTTCTGACAATTTCACTATTGCAGCAGCTTTCGGAAATGTACACGGAGTTTACAAATCAGGAAACGTAGTTTTAACTCCAAAAATCTTAGATAACTCTCAGAAATTTGTTCAGGAGAAATTTGGAACTGCTGATAAGCCAATTAATTTTGTATTCCACGGTGGTTCAGGCTCTACTTTAGAAGAAATCAGAGAAGCTATTGATTACGGGGTAATTAAGATGAATATTGATACCGATCTTCAGTTTGCTTACACAGAAGGAATCAGAGATTATATGGTAGACAATGTAGAATATCTGAGAACTCAAATCGGAAATCCTGACGGAGAAGAAAAGCCTAACAAAAAATTCTATGATCCTAGAGTTTGGGTAAGAAAAGGTGAAGAAACTTTCTCTAAGAGATTGGTAAGAGCATTTGAAGATTTAAATAACGTAAATACGCTTAAATAA
- the accD gene encoding acetyl-CoA carboxylase, carboxyltransferase subunit beta produces the protein MAFDWFKRKAQNITTSTDEKKDVPKGLWHQTPSGKVVEHDELKKNNYVSPEDGFHVRIGSAEFFSILFDEGKFTELDANVESIDMLQFKDTKSYTDRLKEVKAKTKLTDSIRNGVGTVNGTEMVVSCMDFAFIGGSLGSVMGEKIRRAIDYCIEKRLPYMIICQSGGARMQEATYSLMQLAKVQAKLAQLSEAGLLYIAYLCDPTFGGITASFAMTADIIMAEPKALIGFAGPRVIRETIGRDLPEGFQTSEFLQEKGFVDFIVKRTEIKEVVSKTVNLLAAKA, from the coding sequence ATGGCATTCGACTGGTTTAAAAGAAAAGCACAAAATATTACCACTTCTACCGACGAGAAAAAAGATGTACCGAAAGGATTGTGGCATCAGACTCCGTCAGGGAAAGTTGTGGAACACGACGAACTAAAGAAAAACAATTATGTTTCTCCTGAAGACGGATTTCATGTAAGAATCGGAAGTGCTGAGTTTTTCAGTATTCTTTTTGACGAAGGAAAATTCACTGAGCTCGATGCGAATGTTGAAAGTATTGACATGCTTCAATTTAAAGATACAAAATCGTACACCGACCGCCTGAAAGAGGTGAAAGCCAAAACCAAACTTACAGATTCTATCAGAAACGGAGTTGGAACTGTAAACGGAACTGAAATGGTGGTTTCATGTATGGATTTTGCTTTCATCGGAGGATCTTTAGGCTCTGTAATGGGAGAAAAAATCAGAAGAGCGATTGACTACTGTATAGAAAAAAGACTTCCGTATATGATTATTTGTCAGTCCGGAGGCGCAAGAATGCAGGAAGCAACGTATTCACTAATGCAGTTGGCAAAAGTTCAGGCGAAACTGGCTCAGCTTTCAGAAGCCGGACTTTTATACATCGCTTACCTATGTGACCCGACTTTCGGTGGAATTACAGCATCATTTGCAATGACTGCAGACATTATTATGGCCGAGCCAAAAGCATTGATCGGATTTGCCGGACCAAGAGTGATCCGTGAAACAATCGGTAGAGATTTACCGGAAGGTTTCCAAACTTCGGAATTTTTGCAGGAAAAAGGTTTCGTAGATTTCATTGTGAAAAGAACCGAAATCAAAGAAGTCGTTTCTAAAACAGTGAATTTATTAGCCGCAAAAGCTTAA